From one Montipora capricornis isolate CH-2021 chromosome 10, ASM3666992v2, whole genome shotgun sequence genomic stretch:
- the LOC138021140 gene encoding uncharacterized protein produces the protein MREDEGYDEARKLLADRYGQPYKIATAYVDRIINGQPIRAEDGAALQKYSILLTSCSNTLREIGHLSRLENPDTLKKIVDRLPYTLRLKWREMADKVMQQEQRDANLKDITDFVESRSRVTNHPIFGKISGDSRFSNSTDRTKQVRRTAKSFPVQVNSKQSRGHLEVKTQPKCPSCEGNHWLSQCEDFKKLSVSDRYQLVRSKKLCSNCLVPGHFAQDCPKKSFCRITGCNKKHSSFLHPRETTMPTTDSSRVITSNPEPTANTTPVRNSYIQSNTFQTLNGSTVVGLSIVPVKVKAKGQDKKITTYAFLDSGSNTSFCTDDLLKKLNIKGERTNISLTTLQSTKESVNCSIVNLEVSDLSDSNVVELPNVFSSPSLPVSADTIGNQEDVNRWPHLKGIKIESIRAEIGLLIGSDAPHILQPREFRESKDGGPFATRLYLAGC, from the coding sequence ATGAGAGAAGATGAAGGATATGACGAGGCTCGCAAATTGTTAGCAGACAGATATGGACAACCATACAAGATTGCTACAGCGTATGTGGACCGCATCATCAACGGGCAGCCAATTCGTGCAGAAGACGGAGCAGCACTTCAAAAGTATTCAATTCTGTTAACAAGTTGCAGCAACACGCTCAGAGAAATTGGTCATTTAAGTAGGCTGGAAAATCCCGATACTCTCAAGAAGATTGTAGACCGGCTACCTTACACCCTTAGACTAAAGTGGCGTGAAATGGCAGATAAAGTAATGCAGCAAGAGCAAAGGGATGCCAACCTTAAGGATATCACAGATTTCGTTGAATCAAGATCAAGAGTAACAAACCATCCTATTTTCGGCAAGATATCTGGTGATTCAAGGTTCAGCAACTCAACCGATAGAACAAAACAAGTAAGAAGGACAGCTAAATCCTTTCCGGTTCAGGTGAATTCAAAGCAATCAAGAGGTCATCTAGAAGTGAAGACCCAACCAAAATGTCCTTCGTGCGAAGGAAATCACTGGCTCTCTCAGTGCGAGGATTTCAAGAAGCTGAGTGTCAGTGACCGCTATCAGTTAGTTCGCTCAAAGAAGTTGTGTTCAAACTGCCTGGTGCCCGGACACTTTGCGCAAGACTGCCCGAAGAAGAGTTTTTGCCGCATCACAGGCTGCAACAAGAAGCACTCCTCCTTCTTGCACCCAAGAGAAACTACAATGCCAACAACCGATTCATCAAGGGTAATAACGAGCAACCCCGAGCCAACCGCTAACACTACGCCAGTAAGAAACAGCTACATACAAAGCAACACCTTTCAAACCTTGAATGGTTCCACCGTTGTAGGTTTATCAATTGTACCTGTGAAGGTCAAAGCAAAGGGTCAAGATAAGAAGATCACGACTTATGCGTTTTTGGACTCTGGTTCTAATACTTCATTCTGCACAGATGACTTGTTGAAGAAACTAAACATCAAGGGTGAAAGAACCAACATTTCGCTTACCACACTGCAAAGCACAAAGGAATCTGTCAACTGCTCTATTGTTAATCTAGAAGTCTCCGATCTTAGTGACAGTAACGTAGTTGAGCTACCAAATGTGTTCTCTAGTCCCAGTCTCCCAGTATCAGCTGACACCATTGGAAACCAGGAAGATGTTAACCGATGGCCACATCTCAAGGGCATCAAGATAGAAAGCATTCGAGCTGAAATCGGTCTTTTGATAGGCAGCGATGCGCCACATATACTTCAACCAAGAGAATTCAGAGAAAGCAAGGACGGTGGCCCGTTCGCAACGCGCCTATACTTGGCTGGGTGCTAA
- the LOC138021141 gene encoding uncharacterized protein codes for MRSLGMMQDSVKFSSGHYEIALPWKNEPPHLVNNRYQAKHRLQMLKKRLQREPTLHEKYKQFMADLLSKNYAREINKEETADAWYLPHHPVFHPQKPDKVRVVFDCSAKYRGSSLNDQLLQGPDLTSTLVGVLTRFRQERVAFMSDIEAMFYQVRVRPSDCKYLRFLWWPDGDLDKEPREYQMQVHLFGGVSSPSCANYALKKTAEDHKGEFDEAAIDTVKRNFYVDDCLKSVATNSQAVRLASQLRGLLSKGGFRLTKWISNSREVISSIPEPERAPSVKDLDFDRSSSLRERALGVQWNVKEDTFSYTISHKEKPATRRGILSIVSSIYDPLGFVSPCILPAKQILQELCLKGLSWDDEIPECHKQGWRVWLQELPKLEKFEIPRCFKPSNFADVKRRELHHFSDASSRGYGAVSYLRQIDINGKIHCSLVMAKSRLAPLKAMTIPRMELSAAVLATRLDNIIKQELDLPLDGSTFWTDSTCVLRYIENKDKRFQTFVANRISAILDQSTAMQWRYVETSLNPADEASRGVTVDALLNNQRWTHGPAFLRELEDKWPQRPNDIGEISSNDPEVKKNTETFTSQASKQFNHINKAIQKFSSWTRLKKIIALVLRYKNNLRKQVRRHQVTEINSNYAYTDIKVVPPISVSELKESEKEILKFVQKQSFQEELVVLRQRSKTFSKSSHIYKLDPILEDGLIRVGGRLQQAPISDNAKHPIILPKKNHVSKLIVNYYHRASGHSGVEYTLSLIQQKFWIIGARSSVRDVTKTCFDCRKRQAPALQQKMASLPENRVTPSKPPFTSVGVDCFGPFTVRRGRTTAKRYGVLFTCLAARAVHIEIIHSMDTESFINALRRFIARRGKPEEIRSDNGGNFVKGEKELRKAVEQWNQEQIHEFLLQRDIIWSFNPPAASHHGGVWERCIRSVRKVMKALLKQQILDDEGLSTLMCEVESIVNGRPITKVSDDPKDLHALTPNHLLLLRAGNAIPPGIFSKNDNYSCRRWRQVQYLSDIFWRRWIRQYLPSLQQRQKWIKQRRNLAVHDIVLLLDENTPCSVWPLGRVLEVYRNKRDGLVRSAKVKTRTTELVRPIDKIVLLESEEMSNKD; via the coding sequence ATGCGCTCACTTGGAATGATGCAAGACTCCGTGAAGTTCTCTAGTGGTCATTATGAAATAGCGCTACCGTGGAAAAACGAACCTCCTCACCTAGTAAACAACCGTTATCAAGCAAAACACAGATTACAAATGCTTAAGAAGCGTTTACAGAGAGAACCAACTCTACATGAGAAGTACAAACAATTTATGGCTGACCTGCTAAGCAAGAATTACGCCagagaaataaacaaagaagaaaCTGCAGACGCGTGGTACTTGCCCCATCATCCAGTGTTCCACCCGCAGAAGCCAGATAAAGTGCGAGTTGTGTTCGACTGTTCAGCAAAGTATCGCGGTTCCTCACTCAACGACCAGCTTCTACAGGGGCCGGATCTAACCAGTACATTAGTTGGTGTATTGACACGATTCCGTCAAGAGCGAGTGGCTTTTATGTCAGACATAGAAGCAATGTTCTATCAAGTTAGAGTACGCCCGAGCGACTGCAAGTACCTGCGATTTCTCTGGTGGCCAGATGGAGATTTGGATAAAGAACCAAGGGAATATCAAATGCAAGTTCATTTGTTTGGCGGCGTTTCATCCCCCAGCTGCGCAAACTACGCCTTAAAGAAAACAGCCGAAGACCATAAGGGAGAATTTGATGAAGCAGCGATCGATACGGTAAAGCGAAATTTCTATGTCGACGATTGCCTCAAATCAGTAGCAACCAATTCGCAGGCCGTCCGCCTGGCTAGTCAACTCCGCGGCTTATTGTCCAAAGGAGGTTTTCGCCTCACTAAGTGGATTTCTAACTCACGAGAAGTAATCAGCTCCATTCCCGAGCCAGAAAGAGCACCATCTGTCAAGGATTTAGATTTTGATAGGAGTTCGTCACTCAGAGAGAGAGCCTTAGGTGTTCAGTGGAACGTTAAGGAAGACACCTTCAGCTACACGATTTCCCACAAGGAAAAACCAGCCACGAGAAGAGGAATTCTGTCAATTGTTTCTTCTATCTACGACCCACTGGGTTTCGTATCTCCGTGTATTCTACCCGCGAAGCAAATCTTACAAGAGCTATGTCTCAAGGGCCTCAGTTGGGACGACGAGATTCCGGAATGTCACAAACAAGGTTGGAGAGTTTGGCTTCAAGAGCTGCCAAAGctagagaaatttgaaataccACGATGTTTCAAGCCATCAAATTTCGCAGACGTCAAACGTCGTGAGCTTCACCACTTTTCAGACGCGTCCAGTCGAGGTTACGGAGCTGTTTCGTATCTCCGTCAGATCGATATTAATGGCAAGATTCACTGTTCCCTGGTCATGGCAAAGTCCAGATTAGCTCCGCTTAAGGCAATGACGATACCAAGAATGGAACTATCCGCAGCCGTTTTGGCGACAAGACTAGACAATATTATCAAGCAAGAGTTGGACTTACCACTCGATGGTTCTACCTTCTGGACTGATAGTACTTGTGTCCTCCGTTACATCGAGAACAAGGACAAGAGGTTCCAGACCTTTGTAGCCAATCGCATCTCCGCCATATTGGATCAATCCACAGCTATGCAGTGGCGATATGTTGAAACGTCACTGAACCCTGCTGATGAAGCATCCAGAGGGGTGACGGTAGACGCACTCTTAAATAACCAACGCTGGACGCACGGACCGGCTTTCCTAAGAGAGTTAGAAGATAAATGGCCACAACGACCCAACGACATTGGTGAAATCTCGAGCAATGATCCGGAAGTTAAGAAAAATACTGAAACATTCACAAGCCAAGCAAGCAAGCAATTCAACCACATTAATAAGGCAATCCAGAAGTTTTCCTCTTGGACACGCTTAAAGAAAATCATAGCGTTGGTGCTGCGATATAAGAACAATCTGCGAAAACAAGTTCGTCGCCACCAGGTAACTGAGATCAACAGCAACTACGCCTATACAGACATCAAAGTTGTCCCACCCATCAGCGTTTCCGAACTAAAGGAATCAgagaaagaaattttaaagtttgttcAGAAACAAAGCTTTCAGGAAGAATTGGTTGTTCTTCGCCAAAGAAGCAAGACATTCAGCAAATCGAGTCATATCTACAAACTCGACCCAATCTTAGAAGACGGCCTCATACGTGTGGGAGGACGTTTACAGCAAGCACCTATTAGCGATAATGCTAAGCATCCGATCATTCTTCCAAAGAAAAACCACGTTTCCAAGCTGATTGTTAACTACTACCACAGAGCCTCCGGTCACTCTGGTGTGGAATATACTCTGTCATTGATCCAGCAGAAATTTTGGATTATTGGCGCGCGATCAAGTGTTCGCGACGTGACTAAGACATGTTTTGACTGTCGTAAACGTCAAGCACCTGCCCTCCAACAGAAAATGGCAAGTCTCCCAGAAAATCGTGTGACTCCTTCTAAGCCACCATTTACGAGTGTAGGAGTAGATTGCTTCGGTCCTTTTACTGTCCGTCGCGGAAGAACCACCGCTAAAAGATATGGCGTGCTATTTACCTGTCTTGCTGCTCGAGCTGTTCATATTGAAATTATTCATTCCATGGACACTGAATCCTTCATTAATGCTCTACGTAGATTCATTGCTAGAAGAGGAAAACCAGAAGAGATCCGATCCGACAACGGAGGAAACTTTGTTAAGGGCGAAAAGGAGCTTCGCAAGGCTGTTGAACAATGGAATCAAGAGCAAATCCATGAATTCCTCCTGCAACGAGACatcatttggtcatttaatccaCCTGCTGCATCGCACCATGGAGGCGTGTGGGAGAGGTGTATCAGGTCTGTGAGAAAGGTCATGAAGGCATTACTAAAGCAGCAAATCCTGGATGACGAAGGTTTAAGCACTCTTATGTGCGAAGTGGAATCTATAGTGAATGGCAGACCAATCACCAAAGTTTCGGATGACCCAAAGGATCTTCATGCTTTAACACCTAACCACCTGCTGTTATTACGAGCGGGAAATGCAATCCCTCCTGGAATTTTCTCTAAGAACGACAACTATAGTTGCCGCAGATGGCGTCAAGTGCAGTATCTTAGTGATATTTTCTGGCGTCGCTGGATCAGACAATACCTGCCCTCATTGCAGCAACGTCAGAAATGGATCAAGCAACGAAGAAATCTTGCAGTGCATGACATAGTGCTATTGCTTGATGAAAATACGCCTTGCAGTGTTTGGCCACTGGGACGAGTGCTGGAAGTTTATCGCAACAAGAGAGACGGTTTAGTACGTTCCGCGAAAGTAAAGACTAGAACCACGGAGTTGGTGAGACCAATCGACAAGATTGTGTTACTGGAAAGTGAGGAGATGTCAAACAAGGACTAA